The following proteins are co-located in the Streptococcus downei MFe28 genome:
- a CDS encoding formate--tetrahydrofolate ligase codes for MKTDIEIAQEVELQPISQIAQKVGIQAEDLELYGNYKAKISLDKIKSSKANEPGKLILVTAINPTPAGEGKSTVTIGLADALNQLGKKTMIALREPSLGPVMGIKGGAAGGGYAQVLPMEDINLHFTGDMHAITTANNALSALIDNHLHQGNELGIDQRRIIWKRVLDLNDRALRHVTIGLGSPVNGIPREDGFDITVASEIMAILCLATDLKDLKERLASIVIGYHYDRSPVYVRDLKVEGALTLILKDAIKPNLVQTIYGTPALVHGGPFANIAHGCNSVLATTTALGLAEYAVTEAGFGADLGAEKFLDIKTPSLPKAPDAVVIVATLRALKMHGGVAKSDLTEENVQAVKDGFANLKRHVENVRKFGLPAIVAINEFVSDTPAEIQALKELCADIDVPVELASVWAHGADGGQDLAKSLVNLVEGQDSHYTRLYDNEASLEDKIRTIVTGIYGGKGVEFAAKAKTQIKQFQANGWDKLPVCMAKTQYSFSDNQNLLGAPEDFTITIRELVPKTGAGFIVALTGNVMTMPGLPKQPAALKMDVAEDGTALGLF; via the coding sequence ATGAAGACTGATATTGAAATTGCACAGGAAGTTGAGCTCCAACCCATCAGCCAAATTGCTCAAAAAGTAGGTATCCAAGCCGAGGATTTGGAACTCTATGGCAACTACAAGGCTAAGATTTCCCTTGATAAAATCAAATCCAGTAAGGCCAATGAGCCTGGTAAGTTAATCTTAGTCACGGCTATCAATCCGACACCAGCTGGCGAAGGCAAGTCAACCGTCACTATCGGTTTGGCAGATGCCCTCAATCAATTGGGTAAGAAGACTATGATTGCCCTGCGGGAACCTTCACTTGGGCCTGTCATGGGTATTAAGGGGGGAGCAGCAGGGGGTGGCTATGCCCAAGTTCTACCTATGGAAGATATCAACCTCCATTTTACGGGAGACATGCACGCCATCACCACCGCTAATAATGCCCTATCAGCCCTGATTGATAATCATCTCCATCAAGGTAATGAGCTAGGCATTGATCAACGTCGGATTATCTGGAAGCGGGTCCTTGATCTCAATGACCGGGCTTTGCGGCATGTGACCATTGGTCTGGGTAGCCCTGTCAATGGGATTCCTCGCGAAGATGGCTTTGACATCACCGTTGCTTCAGAAATTATGGCGATTCTCTGTCTGGCAACAGATCTCAAGGACCTTAAGGAACGTCTGGCTTCAATTGTTATTGGCTATCACTATGATAGAAGTCCCGTTTATGTGCGTGACCTCAAGGTTGAAGGTGCCCTGACTCTAATTCTCAAGGATGCCATTAAGCCAAATTTGGTTCAGACTATCTACGGTACGCCGGCCCTGGTTCATGGTGGTCCTTTCGCTAATATTGCCCACGGCTGTAATTCTGTCCTAGCGACGACAACGGCCCTTGGTTTGGCTGAGTATGCGGTTACCGAGGCTGGATTCGGAGCGGATCTGGGAGCAGAGAAATTCCTTGACATCAAGACCCCAAGTCTGCCCAAGGCACCGGATGCAGTAGTTATTGTAGCAACCTTGCGGGCCCTCAAGATGCACGGTGGGGTTGCCAAGTCAGACCTGACTGAAGAAAATGTTCAGGCAGTCAAGGACGGCTTTGCCAACCTCAAACGCCATGTGGAAAACGTTCGGAAATTTGGTCTTCCCGCTATCGTGGCTATCAATGAGTTTGTCTCAGATACACCAGCAGAAATTCAAGCCCTCAAGGAACTCTGTGCTGACATTGATGTGCCAGTTGAACTAGCAAGTGTCTGGGCCCATGGAGCCGACGGTGGTCAAGACCTAGCTAAAAGCTTGGTCAACTTGGTTGAAGGTCAAGATAGCCATTATACTCGTCTCTATGATAATGAAGCAAGTTTGGAAGATAAGATTAGGACCATTGTCACAGGAATTTACGGTGGTAAGGGTGTCGAGTTTGCAGCCAAAGCCAAGACGCAAATCAAGCAGTTCCAGGCCAATGGCTGGGATAAGCTACCGGTCTGCATGGCCAAGACCCAGTATTCTTTTTCAGACAACCAAAACTTGCTGGGG